The Naumannella cuiyingiana DNA window CGCTATCACGTGACGGTGATCGCGGTGAAGCCCGCGCACGGCGACATCGAGTACGCCGTGCCGGACACGATCATCCGTCGCGGTGACGACATCCTGGTGGCCGGGATGGCCGCCGACGTGAAGAACTTCGCCCTGCTGCGCTGAGTGCGCCCGCCCGCCGGCGATGATCAGTGCGCGCCGATCGCTGCATTCTGCGCAGTGATCGGTACGCCCGCGCCCGGCTCGGCGTACAAATCGATCAATACCGGCGTTGCAGGAACCTGACTGGCAGGAATCGTCCTAGTTGATCTTCTGACCGCGGGGATGATCCGTTGTTGACTGACGCCCAGCCAACTGAACCCCCCATCAGGAGGAAACATGAAGGGCAGGATGAAGGCAGTGTTCGTCGGTGCGGCCGCCGTCGCCAGTTCGCTGGCGCTCGCCGCTCCGATCGCGCAGGCCGAGGACACCGATGTCCCCACGTTCCGCGAGTTCCGGGCGAGCACCTACCAGGACGTCGACGGCGCTTATGTCGTGAACGGCGACGAGTCCATCCGCAACCTCGGCGAGCTGAAGCGCTACTACGACCGGATGGTCGCCGAGGGCGAGGGTGGCGAGCCGGGTGACCTGGTGATCAACACCGTCAACGGCGTGGACGACAAGTGGAGCAGCACGCAGGTCGGCAACCTGACCTACTGCGTCAGCGACCGCTTCGGGACCAACAAGTCGAAGGCAGTCGCCGCCGCCGCAGCCGGCGCAGCGATGTGGGAGAACGCCTCCTCCGCGATCGACTTCCGCTACGTCTCATCCCAGGACGGCAACTGCACCACCGCGAACTCCAACGTGGTGTTCTCGATCGAGCCGGTGCAGACCAACCAGTACCTGGCCCGGGCGTTCTTCCCCAGCTCGCCGAAGTCGCAGCGCAACGTGCTGGTCGCGTCCGACACCTTCCGCTCCACCGTGCCCTCGCCGGGCAACATCCTCGGCCACGAGTTCGGCCACATCCTCGGCTTCCGGCACGAGCACACCCGCCCGGAGTCCGGCGTGTGCTTCGAGGACAACAACTGGCGCCCGCTGACGCCGTACGACTCGGACTCGGTGATGCACTACCCGCAGTGCAACGGCACCAGCAACACCTTGTCGTTCACCAGCCTCGACGGCCAGGGCGTGCGCGCGGTCTACGGTTCCTGAGCAGCTCACCGCACGAACCGGCGGGCCCGGCCACCTGGTGGCCGGGCCCGCCGGCGTTCGGCTCACCGCTCCGTGGCGTCGGTCGGCTCGCCTACGCTGGGCGCCGTGGCGCAGCGGTGGAGTGTGGACCGGGTGGTCGCCGCCGCGCCGGATTCCGCCTCCGAGGTCGCCGGTCGACGGCTCGCCAGCCCGGGACCTTGGCAGGGCGTGGGCGTGGACGAGGACCTGCTCTGGGGTGAGTGCCGCGGCTCCGGGCGTACCCCGTATCGGGTGAGCGTGGACACCGCCGGGCCGCGCTACAAGTGCAGTTGCCCGTCGCGGAAGTTCCCCTGCAAGCACGCGCTCGGGCTGTTGTTCCTGTGGGCGCAGGGTCAGGTGAATCCCGACGGATCGGTACGCCCGCCCGCCGGCGCGGGATTCGCCGAACGAGCCACGGGCCCGGAAGCCGAGGCGTCCGGGCGTACCCCGGAACAACTCGCCGCGGCCCGGCAGCGCGCCGAGCGCCGCGCCGACCGCGTCACCGGCGGGCTGATCGAGCTCGACCGCTGGCTCGCCGACCAGATTCGCGGCGGACTGGCCCGCGCGGCGACCGACCCCTATGGCTGGGCCGAACCCGTCGCCGCGCGGATGATCGACGCCCAGGCCAGCGGCGTCGCCAACTGGCTGCGCCGGCTGCCCGGGGTGATCGCCTCCGGCCCCGGCTGGCCCGAGCGCCTGCTCGGCGAGCTGGCCGGTCTGCACCTGCTGGCCCGCGCTTGGGCCCGGATCGACGAGCTGCCCGACGATCTCGCCGCCACCGTCCGCGCCCGGATCGGGTTCACCGTGCCGCGCGCCGACGTGCTCGCCACCGAGCCGGTCCGCGATCGCTGGGTCGCGCTCGGCGTGCGCGATCTCGAGGAGGAACAGGTCTCCACCCGCCGGGTCTGGCTGCGCGGCCAGCGCACCGATCGCTGGGCAGTGGTGCTGCTGTTCTCCGCCAACGGCGCCCCGTGGGAGATGCCGCTGCTGCCCGGCACCGCGCTCGACGCCGACCTGCACTTCTATCCGGGCCGACCGCCGCTGCGGGCGCTGCTCGGCGAATCGCACGGCAGCGCCGAGCCGGTGCAGGGCTGGCGGATCGGCGGCGACGACGCGGCCGGCGCCGCCCGCGCCTACGCCGACGCGCTTGCCGCCGACCCGTGGACCCGGCAGCACCCGGCGCTGGTCACCGGCCTGGTCGGCGTCGAGGATCGCCGCTTCGCGCTCGTGGACGAGACCGGGGCGGCGGTGCCGCTGACCGGGCCGGAGGAGGTGCTGTGGCGGCTGCTGGCGCTCGCGCCCGGCGTCGGGGTCACGCTCTTCGGCGAATGGTCCGATGCGGGGCTGGCGCCGGGCAGCATCGTCGACGGCCGGGTGCGTCCGCTGTGACGGGCGGCACCGTGACGGGGTACGCCGACCTGGCCGCCGCGGCGACGCTGGGTGTCGCCGCCCGCGATCCGGGTCTGGACGACCTTCCCGAGGAGGTACGCCCCGGCACCGGCGAGGTGGCCGAGCGGCTGCTCGATGCCGCGGCGATGTTGGACACCGCGCGCAGGGCGGCGCCGGTGATCGCGCGGGTGACGCCGCCGGCACCGCCCGCGGCCGAGACGCGGCCGGTGATTCCGCCCGCCGCCGATCAGGTCCTGCAGCGGGTCGCCGACGACCGCGGCCTGCTGCTGATCGCGCTCGCGGCCGTGGCCCGCAGCGGGCGCGTGCTGCCCTCGGTGCGCGTACCGGACCTGCTGGAGCGGGCGCGGACGCCGCGCGCCGGGGCGCCGGATGCCGAGCTCGCCGCGGCGCTCGAACCGGTCCTCGGCGAGGGCGGTCGGTGGCTGGCCCGGCAGCATCCGGACTGGCGCCGGCTCGTCGCGCCGCTCGCCGACGGGTGGCCCGCCGGCGCCCAGCCGGCCGAGGCGCTGGCCTGGTTCGCCCGTCGCCGAGCAGCGGAACCCGCCGCGGCCCGCGAACTGCTGGCGACCAGCCTGGCGGACTTCTCGCCGCGGCACCGCGCCGGCCTGATCGACGCGCTCGCCGACGGGCTGGGGCCGGGCGATCGCGAGCTGGTGCAGGCCGCCGCGCAGGACCGCAGCCGGGCCGTCGCCGAGGGCGCGCGCGAGCTGCTCGCCCGGCTCGAACCCGGCCATGCCGAGCGCGCGGCCGCGGCGGCCCGCGCGGAACTGGCCGCCGAGACGCCGCGGGCCAACACGCTGCCCGAGACCTGGCGGCTGTGGCGCTTCCTGCCCGAGGACGAGCGCGCCGACCGGGTGCTCCGGGCGCTCGCCACGCTGCCGGCGGCCCAGGCGCTGGAGGCGCTCGCCGACTGGCCCGCGTGGTGGCCGGGCGACCTGTCCCGCCGGGTCGCGGCCTGGCTCGCCGAGCGCTCCCGCGGCAGCCGGCCGGTGCCCGCCGCGGCCTGGGAGTTGTGGGCGCTGCGGCTGCCGGGCGAGGACATCGGCCAAGCGGCCGATTTCGCCCGCGGCCAGTCCTTCGACGCGCCCGGGCCGGCCGGCCGCAGCGCGTGGGGTCGCGCCGCCGAGCGGCTCACCCTGCGCGGCACGATCGAGCGCCAGCTCGCGCGGCCCGATCCCACGACATCGTTCGAGCAACCCCAGCCACCCGGAGGGAACCCGTGACCGACATCCTGCGGCCGCATGCCGAGCAGGCCTACGCCGACGAGCTCGCCGCCCTCGCCGGCGCCGACGACCGGGAACGGCCCGCCGGGTGGCGGCTGTCCCCGTGGGCGGTGGTCGACTACCTGATGGGCACCGAGCTGGCCGACGGCACGGTGATCACGCCCAAGTACGTCGGCTCGCGCCGGCTGATGGAGATCGCCGTGGCGACCCTCGCCACCGACCGCGCGCTGCTGCTGCTCGGCGTACCGGGCACCGCCAAGTCCTGGGTGTCCGAACACCTGGCCGCCGCGATCAGCGGCGACTCGACCCTGCTGGTGCAGGGCACGGCGGGCACCGCGGAGGAGGCGATCCGCTACGGCTGGAACTATGCGCGGCTGCTCGCCGAGGGCCCGACCGAGCAGGCGATGGTCGCCTCGCCGATCATGACGGGGATGCGCGAGGGGAGGCTGGCGCGGGTGGAGGAACTGACCCGGATCCCGTCCGATGTGCAGGACGCGCTGATCACCGTGCTCAGCGAGAAGACGCTGCCCGTGCCCGAGCTGGGCACCGAGGTCCAGGCGGTACAGGGATTCAACGTGATCGCCACCGCCAACGACCGCGACCGCGGCGTGAACGAGCTGTCCTCCGCGCTGCGCCGCCGGTTCAACACCGTCGTGTTGCCGCTCCCGTCCGATGCCGAGTCCGAGGTGGGCATCGTGGCGCGCCGGGTGACCGATCTCGGCCGGACGCTGGACCTGCCGCAGACCGATGCCAGCGAGGAGATCGCCCGCGTGGTGACGGTCTTCCGCGAGCTGCGCGGCGGCCTGACCGAGGACGGCCGGACCAGCCTGAAGGTGCCGTCGGGCGGGCTGTCCACCGCCGAGGCGATCTCGGTGATCACCAACGGCCTCGCGCTGGCCGCGCACTTCGGCGACGGTCGGCTGGGCCCGGCCGATGTCGCGGGCGGCATCGTCGGCGCGGTGATCAAGGACCCGGTCGCCGATGCGGTGGCCTGGTCGGAATACCTGGAGACGGTGGTCAGGGACCGTCAGGGCTGGAAGGACTTCTACTGGGCCTGCCGCGAGGTGGGCTGATGGCCGAGTCCGGTCCGCGGATCCGGGTCCTGGGGGTACGCCACCACGGGCCCGGGTCCGCGCGCGCCGTGCGGGCCGCCCTGGCGGAGCTGCAGCCCCGGGTGGTGCTGATCGAGGGCCCGCCGGAGGCCGATGCGCTGGTCCGGTTCGTCGCCGATGAGGAGCTGCGGCCGCCGGTGGCGCTGCTCGGCTACCGCAATGACGACCCGTCGAAGGCGGCGTTCTGGCCGCTGGCGGTCTTCTCCCCGGAGTGGCAGGCCCTGTCCTGGGCGGTCCGCAACGGCGCCGGTGTGCGGTTCATGGACCTGCCCGCCGCGAACGTGCTGGCCGATCCCGCGCCGGGACCGGAAGCGTTGCCCGTTGATGATCAACCCGGTGATGATCAACCCGGTGATGATCATGGTGTGGATGATCATCGGCGCAGCGGTTGGCGTACCGACCCGATCGCGGTGCTCGCCCGGGCCGGCGGCTACGACGATCCCGAACGCTGGTGGGACGACGTGATCGAGTCCCGCGCCGACGGCGACCCGTTCGATGCGGTGGCCGAGGCGATGGCCGCGGTCCGGGAGGCAGCGCCACCGGAGCGCGATCCCGAGGACCAGCTCACCGAGGACCGCCGCGAGGCGCACATGCGCAAGATGTTGCGTGCGGTGATCAAGGAGGGACACGACCCGATCGCGGTGGTCTGCGGGGCCTGGCACGCGCCGGCGCTGAGCGGGAAGCTGCCGCCGGCCACCCGCGACAACCAACTGCTGCGCGGGATGCCGAAGGCCAAGGTCACGTTGGCCTGGGTGCCGTGGACCCATTCGCGCCTCGGCCTGTACTCCGGTTACGGCGCCGGGGTGGAGTCGCCGGGCTGGTACCACCACCTGTTCACCGCCCCCGACCGGGTCGTTGAGCGGTGGATGACCCGCGCGGCCGGCGTACTGCGTGATCATGACCTGCCCACCTCCAGCGCGCACGTGATCGAGGCGGTACGCCTGGCCGACTCGCTCGCCGCCCTGCGCGGCCGGCCGCTGGCGGGGCTCGCCGAGGTCGGCGACGCGGTCCGCTCGGTGCTCTGCGAGGGCAGCGAGGTGGCGGCCGGGATCGTGCTTCGCGAGGCGGTGATCGGCGAACAGCTCGGAACGGTGCCCGACGGGGCGCCGACGGTGCCGCTGGAGGCCGATTTCCGGGCCGCCGCGCGCGCCGCCCGGCTGAAGCCGGCCGCGGAGGAGCGCGAGATCGTGCTCGACCTGCGCGGCGACCTCGACCGGCGCCGCTCGGTGCTGCTGCACCGCCTGGTGGTGCTCGGCATCGACTGGGGCGAGCCGATCGCGACCGGGGGCCTCGGCACCTTCAAGGAGGGTTGGCTGATCGCCTGGCGGCCCGAGCTGTCCGTACGGCTGGTCGAGGCGTCGCTGTGGGGGACGACCGTGGCCGGCGCGGCCGGTGCGCGGCTGCTGCGGCGGACCGACACCCTCGCGTCGATCACCGGCGCCATCGCGGCGGCGCTGACGGCCGAGCTGCCCGAGGTGTTGCCGCCCCTGCTGCGCGAGCTGGACGCGCGCGCCGCGCGGACCAACGACGTGGCCGACCTGCTGGACGCGGTGGTCCCCCTCGCCGAGGCGCAGCGCTACGGGACGGTCCGCGGCACCGACACCGCCGAGCTGGCGCGGGTGGCGCGCGCGCTGCTGTCGCGGGCGTGCGCGGGCCTGGGCGCCGCGCTCGCCGGCCTGGCCGAGGACGCGGCCGCCGACGCCCGGGAACGTATCGACCGGGTGCATCGCGTCGTCGCGCTGCTGCCCGGCGCGGACGTCGAGTGGTACGCCGCCCTGGCCGCCCTGCTCGGCCGCGCCGACCTGCCCGCCGGGATCGCGGGGCGGGTGGTGCGGATGCTGCTGGACGGCGGGCGGATCGACGGCGAGGAGGCGGCGAGGCGGCTGCACGCGGCGCTGTCGATCGGTACGCCGGCGGCCGAGAAGGCGTTGTGGGCCGAGGGTTTCCTGGCCGGCGGGCCGCTGCTGCTGATCCACGACGAGCGGCTGTTGCGGGTGCTGGATGCGTGGCTGGCCGAGCTGGGCGAGGACGACTTCGTCGAGACCCTGCCGATGCTTCGGCGTACCTTCGGGCGGTTCGCGCCGGCCGAGCGGCGCGAGCTGAACCGCGTCGCGGACCGGCTGGCCGAGCCGGCCGCGGCCCGCGCCGACACGGAGGTCGATCCTGATCACGCCGGAGGCGTGTTGGCAACGGTGAAGATGATCATCGGGGGTGGACCGTGAGCGACGCCGATGCCGAGCGGCGGCGCCGCTGGCGACTGGTGACCGGGGGCGACGGTGAGCTGGCGGGCGCCGACGGCGGGCTCGACGCCGCGCTCGGGCAGCTCTACGACGCGCGTGAGCCGGTGGAGGCGGGTCAGCGGCGCCAGGCCGGTCTGGGGTCGTCGGCACCGCGGGTCGCGCGCTGGCTGGGCGACATCCGCGGCTACTTCCCGAACACCGTCGTGCAGGTGCTGCAACGCGATGCGATCGAGCGGTTGAACCTGCGCCGGCTGCTGCTGGAGCCCGAGATGCTGGACTCGATCACGCCCGACGTGAACCTGGTCGCCACGCTGGTCTCGCTGTCGGACGCGCTGCCGGAGGAGTCGCGGGCGACCGCGCGGCAGGTGGTACGCCGGGTCGTCGAGGAGGTGGAGAAGCGGCTCGGGGAGCGGACCCGGGCGGCGGTACGCGGCTCGCTGGACCGCTCCTCGCGTACCAGGCGGCCGCGGCACGCCGACATCGACTGGAATCGCACAGTCCGGGCGAACCTGCGCCACTACCAGCCGGAGCACGCGACGATCATCCCCGAGCGGTTGATCGGCTACGGGCGGCGCTCGCTCGCGGTGCAGCGGGAGGTGGTGTTGGCCATCGACCAGTCGGGATCGATGGCCGAATCGGTCGTCCATGCGTCGATCCTCGGCTCCGTGCTCGCCTCGATCCGCTCGGTGCGGACCTCGGTGGTCGCCTTCGACACCGAGATCGTCGACCTGACCGAGCTGCTGGACGATCCGGTGGACGTGCTGTTCGGTACCCAGCTCGGCGGCGGCACGGACATCAACCGCGCCGTCGCGTACTGCTCGGAGTTGATCACCAACCCGCGCGGCGCGATCTTCGTGCTGATCAGCGATCTGTTCGAGGGCGGCAACGAGGCCGAGTTGCTGGCCCGGATGCGCGAGCTGCGGGATTCGGGCGTGCAGTGCGTGGCCCTGCTGGCGCTCGCGGATTCCGGCGCGCCCGCCTATGATCATGATCTCGCCGCGGAACTGGCCGCGCTCGGCGTACCGGCATTCGCGTGTACGCCCGACGCCTTCCCCGATCTGCTCGCCGCGGCCATCCGTGGCGCCGATCTGACCGGCTGGGCCGACCGCTACCGCGCCGACCGTCGGGGCTGATCGACCGCTCGGTCACCCCAACCCGGTGAGCCGTGTCGGCGACGAGACGCCACACGGGGATCGGTTGCCGCGATAATGCTGGACGTGGACAAGTTGCTACTGGGCGTCGACATGGGCACGGCGAGCACCAAGGGGGTGCTCACCACTCCCGACGGCGAGATCGTGGCGACGGCGTCCCGGCGGCACGCGATGCAGCTCCCGCGGCCCGGCTGGGCCGAGGTCGATGCGGAGACCGTCTGGTGGGGTGATCTGGTCGAGGTGTGCCGCGAGCTCGTCGCCGGCGTCGACCCGGCCCGGATCGCCGGCATGTGTGTCTCGGGCGTCGGGCCGTGTCTGCTGCTGACCGATGCCGACGATCGCCCGGTCCGGCCGGCGATCCTCTACGGCATCGACATGCGCGCGACCGCCGAGATCGAGGAACTGACCGAGCGGTTCGGTGCCGACGCGATCGTCGAGCGTGCCGGCAAGGCGCTCAGCACCCAGGCCGTCGGGCCCAAGATCGCCTGGGTCGCGCGGCACGAGCCGGAGACGTTCGCCCGGGCCCGGCGCTGGTACAACTCCTCCAGTTGGGCCGCGGCCAGGCTGACCGGCGCCTACGTGCTCGATCACCACACCGCCAGCCAGAACGATCCGCTCTACGACCTGGCCGCGCACGCCTGGGCCGACGACTGGTCCGCAGAGATCATCGGCCACCTGACCCCGCCGCGACTGGTCTGGCCGCACGAGGTCGTCGGCACGGTCACCGACGAGGCGGCGCGGGCGACCGGGGTTCCCGCCGGCGTGCCCGTCTCCGCCGGGACCATCGACGCCTGGTCCGAGGCGTTCTCGGTGGGGGTACGCCATCCCGGCGACCTGATGTTGATGTACGGCTCGACGATGTTCTTCGTGCAGGTGCTGCCCGAACGATCGGTGCACCCGATGTTGTGGACGACCGCTGGCGTGGACCCGGGCCAGTACACCCTGGCCGCGGGCATGGCCACCTCCGGCTCGCTCACCGGCTGGCTTGCCGAGCTGACCGGTGGCGTGCCGTTCGAGCAGCTCGTCGCGGAGGCGGCCGCCGTACCGCCCGGCGCCGACGGATTGATCATGCTCCCCTACTTCGCGGGCGAGCGGACGCCGATCTTCGACTCCCGTGCCCGCGGGGTGATCGCGGGGCTCACCCTGCGGCACACCCGCGGACATCTCTTTCGCGCCGCCTACGAGGGGATCGCCTACGGGATCCGTCAGATCGTCGACTTCCTCGACGACCCGGTGCGCCCGATCGGGCGGCTGGTCGCCGTCGGCGGAGGCACCCAGGGCGGGCTGTGGACGCAGATCGTCAGCGATGTGCTCGGCCGGCCGCAGGAGCTTCCGGAGCAGACGATCGGCGCGAGCTATGGCGACGCGCTGCTGGCGGCTATCGGGACGCAGATCGTGCCGCCGGAGACCGACTGGACCCGGATCGGCTCGCTGATCGAACCCGATCCGGCCAATCGGGAGACCTATGCCGAGCTGTTCGACATCTACACCGAGCTCTATCCCGCGACCCGCGACCTGGTGCACGTGTTGGCCCGCCACCAGGAGTCGGCCTTCGACGACTGATCGGCGACGTCAGTCCGGTTCGGGGCACGAGCCGAGCAGCGCATTGGCGGTGTCGACGTCGGTGACGAGGGTGTTGAAATAACCCGCCCGGGCCGCCGCCCGGATGCTGGTGATCTTGTTCTCGCCGATCGCGATGGCGATGGTGTGCTGGATCTTGGTCAACGCCGCCAGGTCCATCGCGATCAGTCGATCCGAACCGGGGAAGGGGATCGGGGTGCCTTGGGAGTCGTAGGGGCGTACGCAGATGTCACCGACGGCATTGCGCAGGGTGACGGGATCGGTCGGCAGCACCGAGGGCAGCGAGGTGCGCGTCAGCGGCGGCGCCCCGACGCCCAACAATGCGCACTTGGCCGTCTTCCACAGCCGGAGCACCTGGCGTACCTGCGGGTCCTTGATCAACCATTCCCGTAGCTCCGGGCCGGGCAGCGCGGGCGCGTGCAGCAGCACCGGTGTGCCGCCGATCTTGACCGCGACCCGTCGCGTGATCTCGTTGGTCTGGTAGGAGGAGTCGATCTCGTTCTGGCCGCCGACGGTGGGTGCGACGAGTACGCCCGGCAGGTTCGGCAGGGCCTCCTGGGAGACGCCGTGGACGGTCGAGCCGGAGGAGACGAGCAGGGCGTCGCCGCGACCGAGGCCGGCATCGCGCAGCGCCTCCCCGACGGCGCCGGCGAGTACGCGGCCCGCGGGCAGGCCCTTGCCGGGCGGGGTGATCCGGACCGAGCGGATGCCGAGGCAGCGGGTCAGCTCGCGGGCGAGCGCGCTGAGGCCGGTGGCACTCGGCTTGCGGATCTCGATGTGCACGATGCCGGCCTCCCTGGCCTCGGCCAGCAGGCGGCTCACCGTCGGGCGGCTGGTGCCGAGCGCCTCGGCGATCTCGGCCTGGGTCGCGTCCTCGTTCCAGTACAGCCGGGCCGCCTCGTAGAGCTGCGACGGCGAGAAGCGCGTCGGCTGCCGCTCGGTGGGGACGTGCCGCGCATGGGGCTTGTGACGCTGCGCCATGGGCGGAGCGTACCGCTCGGTGTGAACATCCGTTCCGCCGGCAAGATTGCCTGAACCAATGTTCTGGACATTGGTGCAGGAGCCTGGCTACGGTCTGATCAACCCACCCAGCGTCGAGGGAGTTCTCGGATGGACAACGGAGTCAGCGCGCAGGAGCAGCAGACGGCGACCCTGCCGAAGACCATGCAGGCGGTCGTCTGCTACGGGCCGGAGGACTACCGGCTGGAGGAGATCGAGGTCCCGACCCGCGGACCGGGCGAGCTCCTGGTCAAGGTGGAAGCAGTCGGCATCTGCGCCTCGGACCTGAAGTGCTACCACGGCGCCGCGAAGTTCTGGGGCGACGCCAACCGCGAGCAGTGGATCGTCACCCCGGTCGTTCCCGGCCACGAGTTCACCGGGACCGTCGTCGAGCTGGACGATGCCGCGCGCGAGCACTGGGGGGTCGAGGTCGGCGACCGCGTCGTCGGCGAGCAGATCGTCCCCTGCTGGGAGTGCCGCTACTGCACGACGGGCAACTACCACATGTGCCAGGTGCACGACATGTTCGGATTCCGCCACTTCAACGGCGCCATGGCCGAGTACATGGTCTACCCGCAGCGGTCGATCGTGCACAAGATCAGCTCCGATCTGCCGGCGGCGCATGCCGCCTTCACCGAACCACTCTCCTGCGCCCTGCACGCGGTGGAGCGGGCCCAGATCACCTTCGACGACGTGGTGGTGGTTGCCGGCGCCGGCCCGATCGGCCTGGGCATGATCGCCGGTGCCGCCGCGAAGTTCCCGGCGGAGATCATCGCCCTGGACATGGACGAGCGCAAGCTCGAGCTGGCGAAGCGTACCGGTGCGACGATGACGATCAACATCGCCGAGGAGGACGCCGTCGCGAAGATCAAGGAGCTGACCGACGGCTACGGCGCCGACGTCTATCTGGAGGGCACCGGACACCCGTCGGCGGTGCCGCAGGGCCTGAACCTGCTGCGCAAGCTCGGCCGATTCGTCGAGTACTCGGTGTTCAAGGACGACGTCAGCGTCGACTGGTCAATCATCTCCGACGACAAGGAGCTCGACGTTCTCGGCGCCCATCTCGGTCCGCGCTGCTGGCCCGCGGCGATCCGGATGGTGGAGCAGGGCCGACTGCCGCTGGACGACATCGTCACCCACCAGTTGCCGATCACCGAGTTCAAGCGCGGCATCGACCTGGTCGACTCCGGACGCGAGTCGATCAAGGTCAGCCTGATCCCGGGCGGTCAGCCGTGACCATCACCCGCCGCAATGTGCTGCGGGCCGCGGGGCTCGCCGGGCTGGGGGCGGCGCTGCCCGGCGCGCTCGCCGGCTGCGGCATCGGCGGTAGCGTCGACCATCCCAACGGCGCCGCCGCCGTCACCGGCGGATTCGACTGGAAGAAGGTCAGCGGCCAGACCATCCGCCTGCTGCAGACCCCGCACCCCTACCAGCAGGCCTTCCAGCCGCTGCTCGCGGAGTTCACCGAGCTGACCGGCATCGAGGTCGAGGTCACGTTGGTGCCGGAGTCGGCGTACTTCACCAAGCTGAACACCGCCCTCGCCGGCGGCGCCGGCAACCCCGACGTGTTCATGCTGGGTGCCTACTTCATCTGGCAGTACGGGCCGCCGGGGTGGCTGGAGGATCTGCGCCCCTGGATCGACAACAGCGCCGCGACCAGTGCGGAGTACGACTTCGAAGACATCTACGAGGGACTGCGCCGCGCCACGTCGTGGGACTTCCGGCTCGGCTCACCGCTCGGCACGGGCGGCCAGTGGGCCATCCCGTGGGGCTTCGAGAACAATGTGATCTGCTACAACAAAGCCTTCTTCGACTCCCGTGGGATCAAGCCCGCCGACGACTGGGACAACTTCCGGCAGCTCGCGGTCGACCTGACCGATCGGGCCAACGGCCACTACGGGGTCTCGTTCCGCGGCTCGAAGTCGTGGGCGACCATCCACCCGGGTTTCATGACCCAGTACTCGCGGATGGGCGCCAAGGACTACGAGGTGGTCGACGGCACGCTGCGGCCCGGAATGGCGACGCCCGAGGCGATCGAGTTCCAGAAGCAGTGGGTCGAGCTGGCCCAGCTCGCCGGGCCCGTGTCCTGGACGACCTATGAGTACCCCGACTGCACCCGCGACCTCGGCAACGGCAGCGCCATGATGGTCTACGACGCCGACAGCGCGACCTACCCGCAGAACCTGCCCGGCGCGAGCGCCGAGGCGGGCAACCTGGCCTGGCACCCGGGGCCGGCCGGCCCCGGCGGCAGCTACGCCACCAACCTGTGGACCTGGTCGCTGGCGATGAACTCGGCCTCGCCGAACAAGCTGGCCTCCTGGTTGTTCATCCAGTGGGCCACCGGGAAGGAGGCGATGTCGGCCGCCACCCGCTCCGCCTTCGCCGACCCGACCCGGGCCTCGGTCTTCGACGGCGCCTTCAAGCAGACCCTCGGCGCGTTCCCCGGCTATCTGGAGGCGTTCGAGACCGTGATCGACTCCTCGACCATCCAGTTCACCCCGCAGACCAAGTTCTTCGAGACCACCCAGGGCTGGGCGGTCGCCCTCCAGGACATCTACTCCGGCAGCGATCCGGTCGAACGGCTGGAGTCGTTCGCCCGGACCGCCGCCTCCAAGGTCAACGTCTGAGCGGCCGCGCGCCGACC harbors:
- a CDS encoding VWA domain-containing protein → MSDADAERRRRWRLVTGGDGELAGADGGLDAALGQLYDAREPVEAGQRRQAGLGSSAPRVARWLGDIRGYFPNTVVQVLQRDAIERLNLRRLLLEPEMLDSITPDVNLVATLVSLSDALPEESRATARQVVRRVVEEVEKRLGERTRAAVRGSLDRSSRTRRPRHADIDWNRTVRANLRHYQPEHATIIPERLIGYGRRSLAVQREVVLAIDQSGSMAESVVHASILGSVLASIRSVRTSVVAFDTEIVDLTELLDDPVDVLFGTQLGGGTDINRAVAYCSELITNPRGAIFVLISDLFEGGNEAELLARMRELRDSGVQCVALLALADSGAPAYDHDLAAELAALGVPAFACTPDAFPDLLAAAIRGADLTGWADRYRADRRG
- a CDS encoding FGGY family carbohydrate kinase, whose product is MDKLLLGVDMGTASTKGVLTTPDGEIVATASRRHAMQLPRPGWAEVDAETVWWGDLVEVCRELVAGVDPARIAGMCVSGVGPCLLLTDADDRPVRPAILYGIDMRATAEIEELTERFGADAIVERAGKALSTQAVGPKIAWVARHEPETFARARRWYNSSSWAAARLTGAYVLDHHTASQNDPLYDLAAHAWADDWSAEIIGHLTPPRLVWPHEVVGTVTDEAARATGVPAGVPVSAGTIDAWSEAFSVGVRHPGDLMLMYGSTMFFVQVLPERSVHPMLWTTAGVDPGQYTLAAGMATSGSLTGWLAELTGGVPFEQLVAEAAAVPPGADGLIMLPYFAGERTPIFDSRARGVIAGLTLRHTRGHLFRAAYEGIAYGIRQIVDFLDDPVRPIGRLVAVGGGTQGGLWTQIVSDVLGRPQELPEQTIGASYGDALLAAIGTQIVPPETDWTRIGSLIEPDPANRETYAELFDIYTELYPATRDLVHVLARHQESAFDD
- a CDS encoding sugar-binding transcriptional regulator encodes the protein MAQRHKPHARHVPTERQPTRFSPSQLYEAARLYWNEDATQAEIAEALGTSRPTVSRLLAEAREAGIVHIEIRKPSATGLSALARELTRCLGIRSVRITPPGKGLPAGRVLAGAVGEALRDAGLGRGDALLVSSGSTVHGVSQEALPNLPGVLVAPTVGGQNEIDSSYQTNEITRRVAVKIGGTPVLLHAPALPGPELREWLIKDPQVRQVLRLWKTAKCALLGVGAPPLTRTSLPSVLPTDPVTLRNAVGDICVRPYDSQGTPIPFPGSDRLIAMDLAALTKIQHTIAIAIGENKITSIRAAARAGYFNTLVTDVDTANALLGSCPEPD
- a CDS encoding alcohol dehydrogenase catalytic domain-containing protein; translation: MDNGVSAQEQQTATLPKTMQAVVCYGPEDYRLEEIEVPTRGPGELLVKVEAVGICASDLKCYHGAAKFWGDANREQWIVTPVVPGHEFTGTVVELDDAAREHWGVEVGDRVVGEQIVPCWECRYCTTGNYHMCQVHDMFGFRHFNGAMAEYMVYPQRSIVHKISSDLPAAHAAFTEPLSCALHAVERAQITFDDVVVVAGAGPIGLGMIAGAAAKFPAEIIALDMDERKLELAKRTGATMTINIAEEDAVAKIKELTDGYGADVYLEGTGHPSAVPQGLNLLRKLGRFVEYSVFKDDVSVDWSIISDDKELDVLGAHLGPRCWPAAIRMVEQGRLPLDDIVTHQLPITEFKRGIDLVDSGRESIKVSLIPGGQP
- a CDS encoding extracellular solute-binding protein; translated protein: MTITRRNVLRAAGLAGLGAALPGALAGCGIGGSVDHPNGAAAVTGGFDWKKVSGQTIRLLQTPHPYQQAFQPLLAEFTELTGIEVEVTLVPESAYFTKLNTALAGGAGNPDVFMLGAYFIWQYGPPGWLEDLRPWIDNSAATSAEYDFEDIYEGLRRATSWDFRLGSPLGTGGQWAIPWGFENNVICYNKAFFDSRGIKPADDWDNFRQLAVDLTDRANGHYGVSFRGSKSWATIHPGFMTQYSRMGAKDYEVVDGTLRPGMATPEAIEFQKQWVELAQLAGPVSWTTYEYPDCTRDLGNGSAMMVYDADSATYPQNLPGASAEAGNLAWHPGPAGPGGSYATNLWTWSLAMNSASPNKLASWLFIQWATGKEAMSAATRSAFADPTRASVFDGAFKQTLGAFPGYLEAFETVIDSSTIQFTPQTKFFETTQGWAVALQDIYSGSDPVERLESFARTAASKVNV